A single window of Butyricicoccus intestinisimiae DNA harbors:
- the spoIIAB gene encoding anti-sigma F factor, whose protein sequence is MRREINQMSIKFPSRSCNEAFARQAVAAFAAQLDPTIEEMNDIKTAVSEAVTNCIVHAYKERTGYITIQAKLFEGGEIQISVRDKGCGIPDVPRARQPMFTTGDAGRSGMGFTIMESFMDKLRVRSREGIGTQVVMTKRIAIRFGQK, encoded by the coding sequence ATGCGCAGGGAAATAAACCAGATGAGCATCAAATTTCCGAGCCGTTCGTGCAACGAGGCATTTGCACGGCAGGCAGTCGCGGCATTTGCTGCACAGCTTGACCCGACGATTGAGGAGATGAATGACATCAAAACAGCGGTCAGCGAGGCGGTCACCAACTGTATTGTGCATGCGTACAAAGAGCGAACCGGATACATAACCATACAGGCAAAGCTGTTTGAGGGCGGAGAAATACAGATTTCAGTTCGAGATAAAGGCTGCGGCATACCGGATGTGCCGCGGGCGCGGCAGCCGATGTTCACAACCGGTGACGCGGGGCGTTCCGGTATGGGATTTACCATCATGGAGAGCTTTATGGACAAGCTGCGCGTTCGCTCGCGCGAAGGCATCGGCACGCAGGTTGTGATGACCAAGCGCATAGCAATTCGTTTTGGACAGAAGTAA
- a CDS encoding anti-sigma factor antagonist (This anti-anti-sigma factor, or anti-sigma factor antagonist, belongs to a family that includes characterized members SpoIIAA, RsbV, RsfA, and RsfB.), giving the protein MKCSHKREKQGIVIRFCGELGHHEAAQCVEYLEKTMILYANDPIILDLSGLTFMDSSGIAVVLGAQRNLLGAGQTFCVIRTPPSAMRIFKAAGIQKRVQFLPDLPTLHLEEEEPVCAGK; this is encoded by the coding sequence ATGAAATGTTCGCATAAACGAGAGAAACAAGGCATTGTGATACGCTTTTGCGGAGAACTAGGGCATCATGAGGCGGCACAGTGTGTCGAATATCTGGAAAAAACCATGATACTATATGCAAATGACCCGATTATTTTGGATTTGTCCGGTTTGACCTTTATGGACAGCTCCGGCATTGCCGTGGTGCTCGGAGCGCAGCGGAATCTGTTGGGGGCGGGGCAAACATTTTGTGTGATTCGCACACCGCCGTCCGCGATGCGCATTTTCAAGGCGGCAGGCATTCAAAAACGCGTGCAGTTTTTGCCGGATCTGCCGACATTGCATTTGGAAGAGGAGGAACCGGTATGCGCAGGGAAATAA
- a CDS encoding valine--tRNA ligase: MTNELPKTYDPSATEDKLYKTWEEKGYFNAEVDKNKKPFTIVIPPPNVTGQLHMGHAFDETLQDILIRTKRMQGYSALWMPGTDHAGIATQIKVEENLRKEEGLTRYDLGREKFLERVWAWKNQYGDRIIQQLKKLGSSCDWRRERFTMDEGCSKAVKEVFVNLYNKGLIYKGSRIINWCPHCATALSDAEVEYETQPGKLWYIKYDIKDSDECMIVATTRPETFMGDSGIAVNPEDERYKHLVGKMAILPIIGREIPIFADDYVDKEFGTGCVKTTPCHDPNDFEMGQRHNLEQILVFNEDATVNENGGKYQGMDRYECRKAVLADLEAEGRLVKIEDHTHNVGTCYRCGTTVEPMTSAQWFVKMAPLAKDAIRVVDEGEIKFVPERFSKTYTHWMENVHDWCISRQLWWGHRIPAYYCEDCGEMVVAKEDVTTCPKCGGHHIRQEEDVLDTWFSSALWPFSTLGWPDKTPELEYFYPTDTLVTGYDIIFFWVARMIFSGMEHMKEVPFKTVYIHGLVRDEQGRKMSKSLGNGIDPLKVIDQYGADALRFTLATGNSPGNDMRYSKDRVEASRNFCNKIWNASRFIQMNLTIDKVQLPKTLTMEDKWILSKFNTLVQDVTTNIDKYELGIAAQKLNDFIWDVFCDWYIEIAKTRLQNKDDKETCENVQNVLCYVLSGSMQLLHPFMPFITETIWQALPHEGETIMLSKWPEYQDELNFPTEEAQMEMLMDSIRAIRNRRAEMNVPPSKKAQVYVVTEDKARQEVFTEGEACFLKLAYASALNVSAEAPADAAKMVSVVTGDVQMYLPMNELVDFEKEKARLNKELKKAQKDLDFINKKLNNPGFLNKAPEQVVEGERVKAAKLNDQIAKLNESIAALD; this comes from the coding sequence GTGACCAACGAATTGCCAAAGACGTATGACCCGTCTGCGACAGAAGACAAGCTGTACAAGACGTGGGAAGAAAAGGGCTACTTCAATGCAGAAGTAGACAAAAACAAAAAGCCGTTTACGATTGTTATTCCGCCTCCGAATGTAACCGGTCAGCTGCATATGGGTCACGCGTTTGACGAAACCCTGCAGGATATTTTGATCCGTACCAAGCGCATGCAGGGCTACTCTGCGCTGTGGATGCCGGGCACAGACCACGCAGGCATCGCTACCCAGATTAAGGTAGAGGAAAACCTGCGCAAGGAAGAGGGTCTGACCCGTTACGACCTCGGCCGTGAGAAGTTCTTGGAGCGCGTATGGGCGTGGAAGAACCAGTACGGTGACCGCATCATCCAGCAGCTCAAGAAGCTGGGTTCCTCCTGTGACTGGCGCAGAGAGCGCTTTACGATGGATGAAGGCTGCTCGAAGGCTGTCAAGGAAGTGTTTGTCAACCTGTACAACAAGGGCTTGATTTACAAGGGCAGCCGCATCATCAACTGGTGCCCGCACTGTGCAACGGCGCTGTCTGATGCCGAAGTAGAGTATGAGACCCAGCCGGGCAAGCTGTGGTATATCAAGTACGACATCAAGGACTCGGACGAGTGCATGATTGTCGCTACCACCCGTCCGGAGACCTTCATGGGCGACAGTGGCATCGCTGTCAATCCGGAGGATGAGCGCTACAAGCATCTGGTTGGCAAGATGGCAATTCTGCCGATTATCGGCCGTGAGATTCCGATTTTTGCCGATGATTATGTTGATAAGGAATTTGGCACCGGTTGTGTAAAGACCACGCCGTGCCACGACCCGAATGACTTTGAGATGGGTCAGCGCCATAATCTGGAGCAGATTCTCGTGTTCAATGAGGATGCAACCGTCAATGAAAACGGCGGCAAGTATCAAGGCATGGATCGCTATGAGTGCCGCAAGGCAGTTCTGGCAGATCTGGAAGCAGAGGGCCGTCTGGTCAAGATTGAGGATCATACCCATAATGTCGGCACCTGCTATCGCTGCGGTACCACGGTAGAGCCGATGACCTCTGCACAGTGGTTCGTCAAGATGGCGCCGCTGGCAAAGGATGCTATTCGCGTTGTCGACGAGGGCGAAATCAAGTTTGTTCCGGAGCGCTTCAGCAAGACATACACCCATTGGATGGAAAACGTGCATGACTGGTGCATTTCCCGTCAGCTGTGGTGGGGTCACCGCATTCCGGCATACTATTGCGAGGACTGCGGCGAGATGGTTGTTGCCAAGGAAGATGTGACGACTTGCCCGAAGTGCGGCGGTCATCACATTCGTCAGGAAGAGGACGTGCTGGATACATGGTTCTCCTCTGCGCTGTGGCCATTTTCCACGCTGGGCTGGCCGGATAAGACGCCGGAGCTGGAATACTTTTATCCGACGGATACGCTGGTTACCGGCTATGATATTATCTTCTTCTGGGTTGCCCGCATGATTTTCTCCGGCATGGAGCACATGAAGGAAGTTCCGTTTAAGACGGTTTATATTCACGGTCTGGTGCGCGACGAGCAGGGCAGAAAGATGTCCAAGTCTCTGGGCAACGGCATTGACCCGCTCAAGGTCATTGACCAGTACGGCGCAGATGCGCTGCGCTTCACGCTGGCAACTGGCAATTCGCCAGGAAATGACATGCGCTACTCCAAGGATCGTGTTGAGGCAAGCAGAAACTTCTGCAACAAGATCTGGAACGCTTCCCGCTTTATCCAGATGAACCTGACCATTGACAAGGTACAGCTGCCGAAGACGCTGACCATGGAGGACAAGTGGATTCTGTCCAAGTTCAATACGCTGGTACAGGATGTCACGACGAACATTGACAAGTATGAGCTGGGCATTGCCGCACAGAAGCTCAATGACTTTATTTGGGATGTATTCTGCGATTGGTATATCGAGATTGCAAAGACTCGTCTGCAGAACAAGGACGACAAGGAGACCTGCGAGAACGTACAAAACGTGCTGTGCTATGTGCTGTCCGGTTCGATGCAGCTGCTGCATCCGTTTATGCCGTTCATCACCGAGACCATTTGGCAGGCACTGCCGCATGAGGGCGAGACCATCATGCTGTCCAAGTGGCCGGAGTATCAGGACGAGCTGAATTTCCCGACCGAAGAAGCACAGATGGAAATGCTGATGGACAGCATCCGTGCAATCCGTAACCGCCGTGCAGAGATGAATGTTCCGCCGTCTAAGAAGGCACAGGTTTATGTTGTGACCGAGGACAAGGCACGTCAGGAAGTCTTTACGGAGGGTGAGGCTTGCTTCCTCAAGCTCGCTTATGCAAGTGCGCTCAATGTTTCCGCAGAAGCACCGGCTGACGCAGCCAAGATGGTTTCTGTTGTCACCGGTGATGTGCAGATGTACCTGCCGATGAACGAGCTGGTCGACTTCGAGAAGGAGAAGGCTAGACTGAATAAGGAACTTAAGAAGGCACAGAAGGATCTGGACTTCATCAACAAGAAGCTGAACAATCCAGGATTCCTGAACAAGGCGCCGGAACAGGTTGTTGAGGGTGAGCGCGTCAAGGCTGCCAAGCTCAACGATCAGATTGCCAAGCTCAACGAGAGCATCGCTGCGCTGGACTAA
- a CDS encoding TIGR03905 family TSCPD domain-containing protein yields the protein MNVYKTKGTCSREIHYSVKDGVVESIEVIGGCNGNLKGICRLITGMPVEQVIKAFKGVDCGGRGTSCPDQIAQALEQAK from the coding sequence ATGAATGTATACAAGACAAAGGGAACCTGTTCCCGCGAGATTCACTACAGTGTCAAGGACGGCGTGGTAGAAAGCATCGAGGTTATCGGCGGATGCAACGGCAACCTGAAGGGCATTTGCCGTCTGATTACCGGTATGCCGGTAGAGCAGGTAATCAAGGCGTTTAAGGGCGTTGACTGCGGTGGCCGCGGCACCTCATGTCCGGACCAGATTGCACAGGCACTGGAGCAGGCAAAGTAA
- a CDS encoding SigB/SigF/SigG family RNA polymerase sigma factor, with amino-acid sequence MDRSNEQLRLLRLAQSGDTAAKEQLIRDNQALVWSIVKRYTGRGTEAEDLFQLGSIGLLKAIEGFDCTYGTRFSTYAVPKISGEIRRFLRDDGAMKVSRSVKELGYRVHTARETLHQTLSRPPTIHEIANWLEVSPEEIAACETALLPPDSLQREIGEDGTTLEQMLGEACMEERVVESLALREAMERLDVRSQRILLLRYFRGQTQQACARQLGISQVQVSRLEKKAVQQLRKWLAQE; translated from the coding sequence TTGGACAGAAGTAACGAACAGCTGCGCCTGCTGCGATTGGCGCAGAGCGGCGACACAGCCGCCAAAGAACAGCTCATCAGAGACAATCAAGCGTTGGTTTGGAGCATTGTCAAGCGATACACAGGGCGCGGCACAGAGGCAGAGGACTTGTTTCAGCTGGGAAGCATCGGACTGCTCAAGGCGATAGAGGGCTTTGACTGCACATATGGCACACGGTTTTCTACCTATGCGGTGCCCAAAATTTCCGGAGAAATTCGGCGGTTTTTGCGCGATGACGGCGCAATGAAAGTCAGCCGCAGTGTCAAAGAACTGGGCTATCGCGTGCACACGGCGCGGGAAACGCTGCATCAAACGCTGTCCAGACCGCCGACCATTCACGAGATTGCCAATTGGCTGGAGGTTTCACCGGAAGAAATTGCGGCTTGCGAGACCGCACTGCTGCCGCCGGATTCGCTGCAGCGCGAAATCGGAGAGGACGGCACGACACTGGAACAGATGCTTGGAGAAGCATGCATGGAGGAACGTGTCGTTGAATCTCTGGCGCTGCGAGAAGCCATGGAGCGATTGGATGTTCGGTCGCAGCGCATTTTGCTGCTGCGATATTTTCGCGGGCAGACCCAGCAGGCGTGTGCGCGGCAGCTCGGTATTTCTCAAGTACAGGTGTCGCGGCTGGAAAAAAAGGCGGTGCAGCAGCTGCGAAAATGGCTGGCGCAAGAGTAA
- a CDS encoding thiamine diphosphokinase, with the protein MNVLMIAAAPETDYEYVKPLAQRADYIICADGGVRHAQACGIQPDLVVGDFDSGSCPDFDVEVIRLKPEKDDTDLLSCTREALRRGADTITYVCASGGRIDHFLSNLSQLEFLYEHGCSGVFVDSRNRVTFHGGGTVTYPADPAYKYVGIIPLDDKLTGLTLRGTKYVVTNAEVSRFEPYTTSNEPAAPEYSITIQRGRALVIESKDK; encoded by the coding sequence ATGAATGTGCTCATGATCGCAGCTGCGCCGGAGACCGATTACGAATATGTCAAACCGCTGGCACAGCGGGCGGATTATATCATCTGTGCCGACGGCGGCGTGCGTCATGCGCAAGCGTGCGGAATCCAGCCGGATTTGGTCGTTGGGGATTTTGATTCGGGAAGCTGTCCAGATTTCGATGTCGAAGTAATCCGGCTCAAGCCGGAAAAAGATGACACGGATTTGCTCAGCTGCACGCGCGAAGCGCTGCGGCGCGGCGCAGATACCATTACGTATGTGTGCGCATCCGGCGGCAGAATTGACCACTTTCTTTCCAATCTGTCTCAGTTGGAGTTTTTGTATGAACATGGATGCAGCGGTGTATTTGTGGACAGCAGAAACCGTGTGACATTTCACGGCGGCGGTACAGTGACGTATCCGGCAGATCCGGCGTACAAGTACGTCGGCATCATTCCATTGGATGACAAGCTGACCGGATTGACGCTGCGCGGCACCAAGTATGTTGTGACAAACGCAGAGGTCTCTCGTTTTGAGCCGTACACGACCTCGAATGAACCGGCCGCACCGGAATATTCGATTACGATTCAGCGCGGACGAGCGCTTGTCATTGAGAGCAAAGACAAATAA
- the purB gene encoding adenylosuccinate lyase — translation MSNVYESPFCSRYASPEMLYIFSPDMKFSTWRRLWVSLAKAEKELGLPITQEQIDEMEANIDNIDYEVAKKREKEVRHDVMAHVYTFGKVAPKAAGIIHLGATSAYVGDNTDIIQMQEGMKLVRKKLVAVIHRLSDFAAQYKDMPTLGFTHFQPAQLTTVGKRATLWINELLMDLDELEFRIANMRMLGSKGTTGTQASFMELFDGDHEKIRKMEQMIAADFGFDGVVPVSGQTYSRKIDAQVVATLGGIAQSASKFATDMRLLQHLKELEEPFEAHQIGSSAMPYKRNPMRSERICSLARYVMIDTLNPAVTSATQWFERTLDDSANKRISVPEAFLGIDAILNIMINISEGIVVYPKSIEKRVMSELPFMATENIMMSAVKRGGNRQDLHERIREHSITAGKRVKEEGLDNNMVDLIAADPMFGLTKEEILAEMDPKAYIGRAPQQVEDFIKNDVMPRIEKYLADDNIQVEINL, via the coding sequence ATGAGCAACGTATACGAAAGTCCGTTTTGTTCCCGTTACGCCAGCCCGGAGATGCTGTATATCTTCTCTCCGGATATGAAGTTCTCCACCTGGCGCCGTCTTTGGGTTTCTCTCGCGAAGGCTGAGAAGGAGCTTGGTCTGCCGATTACACAGGAGCAGATCGACGAGATGGAAGCCAACATTGACAACATTGATTATGAAGTGGCAAAGAAGCGCGAGAAGGAAGTGCGCCATGACGTTATGGCACATGTTTACACCTTCGGCAAGGTCGCTCCGAAGGCTGCAGGCATCATCCATCTGGGTGCAACCTCTGCATATGTAGGCGATAATACCGACATCATCCAGATGCAGGAAGGCATGAAGCTGGTTCGCAAGAAGCTGGTTGCTGTCATTCACCGCCTGTCTGACTTTGCTGCTCAGTACAAGGATATGCCGACGCTGGGCTTTACCCATTTCCAGCCGGCACAGCTGACCACCGTTGGCAAGCGTGCTACTCTGTGGATTAACGAGCTGCTGATGGATCTGGATGAACTGGAGTTCCGTATTGCCAATATGCGCATGCTCGGCTCTAAGGGCACCACCGGTACACAGGCAAGCTTCATGGAGCTGTTTGACGGTGACCATGAGAAAATCCGCAAGATGGAGCAGATGATCGCTGCTGACTTTGGTTTTGACGGTGTGGTTCCGGTATCCGGTCAGACCTATTCCAGAAAGATTGACGCACAGGTTGTCGCAACGCTGGGCGGCATTGCACAGTCCGCAAGCAAGTTTGCCACAGATATGCGTCTGCTGCAGCACCTCAAGGAGCTGGAAGAGCCGTTTGAAGCACATCAGATCGGTTCCTCTGCGATGCCGTATAAGCGCAATCCGATGCGTTCGGAGCGTATCTGCTCGCTGGCTCGTTATGTCATGATTGATACACTCAATCCGGCTGTTACCTCTGCAACGCAGTGGTTCGAGCGCACGCTGGATGACTCCGCAAACAAGCGTATTTCTGTTCCGGAAGCATTCCTTGGTATCGATGCTATCCTGAACATTATGATTAACATCTCTGAGGGTATCGTGGTTTATCCGAAGTCCATCGAGAAGCGCGTGATGAGCGAGCTGCCGTTTATGGCAACCGAAAACATCATGATGAGTGCAGTAAAGCGCGGCGGCAACCGTCAGGATCTGCATGAGCGCATTCGTGAGCACTCTATCACTGCCGGCAAGCGCGTAAAGGAAGAGGGACTGGACAACAATATGGTTGATTTGATCGCTGCTGATCCGATGTTTGGTCTGACCAAGGAAGAAATTCTGGCTGAGATGGATCCGAAGGCATACATCGGCCGTGCACCGCAGCAGGTAGAGGATTTCATCAAGAATGATGTTATGCCGCGCATCGAGAAGTATCTGGCTGACGATAACATTCAGGTTGAAATCAATCTGTAA
- a CDS encoding pyridoxal phosphate-dependent aminotransferase has translation MVKPISKIAAAIAPSATLAISAMAKQMKADGIDVVSFGAGEPDFNTPENIKEAGIAAIQANKTRYTPAAGIIELRKAICNRMKEDLGLEYEPSQVVVASGAKHNVYLAIMTCCDPGDEVVVAAPYWLSYAEMIRMAGAVPVEVRATAEHHFKITADELEAAITEKTKMFMLNSPSNPTGMVYTREELEALAAVCEKHGLYVLSDDIYYKLVYDGLEYTSIASVSPAMKEQCIVINGVSKTYAMTGWRVGYALANPTVAKAMSSYVSHSTGAPATMAQWAALEALEGDQGSVEEMRQQFEKRRDHLVERMNKIEGVSCIKPQGAFYVMMDMSSFVGKTMYGKKIENDGDFAALFLEKALVATVPCTSFAAPNYLRWSYATSMENIDKGLDRLEKFIAEA, from the coding sequence ATGGTTAAACCAATTTCTAAAATTGCAGCCGCAATCGCTCCGTCCGCCACGCTGGCAATCAGCGCAATGGCAAAGCAGATGAAGGCCGACGGCATCGACGTTGTCAGCTTTGGCGCAGGTGAGCCGGACTTTAACACCCCGGAAAACATCAAGGAAGCAGGCATCGCTGCTATTCAGGCAAACAAGACCAGATATACCCCGGCTGCCGGCATCATCGAACTGAGAAAGGCAATTTGCAACCGCATGAAGGAAGATCTTGGTCTGGAATATGAGCCGAGCCAGGTTGTTGTAGCATCCGGCGCAAAGCACAATGTATACCTCGCTATCATGACTTGCTGTGATCCGGGCGACGAGGTTGTTGTAGCAGCTCCGTACTGGCTGAGCTACGCAGAGATGATTCGCATGGCTGGCGCTGTTCCGGTAGAAGTTCGCGCTACTGCTGAGCACCATTTCAAGATTACCGCTGACGAGCTGGAAGCAGCAATCACCGAAAAGACCAAGATGTTCATGCTCAACTCCCCGTCCAACCCGACCGGCATGGTATACACCAGAGAAGAGCTGGAAGCACTGGCTGCTGTCTGTGAGAAGCACGGCCTCTATGTTCTGAGCGACGATATCTACTACAAGCTGGTATATGATGGACTGGAATATACCTCTATTGCATCGGTTTCTCCGGCAATGAAGGAGCAGTGCATTGTTATCAACGGCGTATCCAAGACCTACGCAATGACCGGCTGGCGTGTTGGCTATGCGCTGGCAAATCCGACCGTTGCAAAGGCAATGTCCAGCTATGTCAGCCATTCCACCGGCGCTCCGGCAACCATGGCACAGTGGGCTGCTTTGGAAGCACTGGAAGGCGATCAGGGCTCTGTTGAGGAGATGCGTCAGCAGTTCGAGAAGCGCCGCGACCATCTGGTAGAGCGCATGAACAAGATTGAAGGCGTTTCCTGCATCAAGCCGCAGGGTGCGTTCTATGTCATGATGGATATGTCCAGCTTTGTCGGCAAGACCATGTACGGCAAGAAGATTGAGAACGACGGCGATTTCGCAGCACTGTTTCTGGAGAAGGCTCTCGTAGCAACCGTTCCGTGCACCTCTTTCGCTGCACCGAACTACCTGCGCTGGTCTTACGCAACCTCTATGGAGAACATTGACAAGGGTCTTGACCGTCTGGAGAAGTTCATCGCTGAGGCATAA
- a CDS encoding DUF2971 domain-containing protein has product MDSTDNTVYHYTSPSGLLGIVDNGEDSKNAKLWFTRWDSLNDKNERYDIQEVLKEYKELKGDDIREEFQDAIQELIDTEVDEWELSAEPVTIDANERIVSEMDSKNVYICSFSTDGDSLPMWNYYSKSSRYEGYALGIDFVKWENIENPYGYMLNKYQIIYQEEDKRKKLDEILLKCEQSLEIFKKRRDPEDVKPEDIERVKRDLSLSIAELQFCFKDEHFSHEKEVRVILRIPKDKDISNGLPTKYWTGNGYIIPYVEASVPKEAITSVTVGPLLEKELAEKNVKEMMESRGYSCKVHTSEVPIRF; this is encoded by the coding sequence ATGGATTCAACAGATAATACAGTGTACCATTATACATCGCCAAGTGGATTATTGGGCATTGTAGACAACGGGGAAGATAGCAAGAATGCGAAACTGTGGTTTACACGATGGGATAGCTTGAATGACAAAAATGAACGGTACGATATTCAAGAAGTGTTAAAAGAGTATAAGGAGTTGAAGGGAGATGATATACGCGAAGAATTTCAGGACGCTATTCAAGAGCTGATAGATACAGAAGTGGATGAATGGGAATTGTCAGCAGAACCAGTTACGATTGATGCTAATGAACGGATCGTCAGTGAAATGGATTCTAAGAATGTATACATCTGTAGTTTTTCTACAGATGGAGATTCTTTGCCGATGTGGAACTATTATTCAAAATCGAGCCGCTATGAAGGCTATGCGTTGGGAATAGATTTCGTAAAATGGGAGAATATCGAAAATCCTTATGGATATATGTTGAATAAATATCAGATTATTTATCAGGAAGAAGATAAAAGGAAAAAATTAGATGAGATTCTTTTAAAATGCGAGCAATCTTTAGAAATTTTCAAAAAAAGGCGAGATCCGGAAGATGTTAAACCGGAAGATATTGAACGAGTTAAACGAGATCTTTCGTTGTCTATAGCGGAATTGCAATTCTGCTTTAAAGATGAACATTTTTCTCACGAGAAGGAAGTACGAGTCATTTTGCGAATTCCAAAAGATAAAGATATTTCTAACGGATTACCAACAAAATATTGGACAGGAAATGGCTATATTATTCCGTATGTGGAAGCTTCTGTGCCTAAAGAGGCAATTACTTCTGTTACAGTTGGGCCGCTTTTAGAGAAGGAATTAGCAGAGAAAAATGTAAAAGAAATGATGGAAAGCAGAGGCTACTCTTGCAAAGTACATACTTCAGAGGTTCCTATACGCTTTTAA
- a CDS encoding bifunctional folylpolyglutamate synthase/dihydrofolate synthase, whose protein sequence is MVGYEQTLERIHAHGRFSGTPCLDRIRALLAILGNPQKKLKFIHVAGTNGKGSIAVLSASALQQDGYKTGLYTSPFIMDFCERIRVNEQMIPREDLCRIAAQVAEKEQQLILPEGEHIGEFEFTTACAMQYFAEQACDIVVLEVGLGGRYDATNIIDAPEVAVMAHVALDHMAVLGNTVEEIAADKSHIVKPDSVLVNYPEQKDSVDDVLARRCYEVTAQYIKAPMPEIASCTLEGTDCVIDGKPFHLRLIGRHQAYNAATAYAVLQVLNKKGWHISAQAIADGFARAGIAGRQEIVQTDPLLMIDGAHNVDGVTALCATLDDLLPAGGISLVLGMVADKQYEACVRMLVRRADSVYTVQPDNPRALDSRTLTTMIRTFSPYCNVIDCGDVPSALKRAVRYADESDAVIVCGSLYVAGEAKNALADGII, encoded by the coding sequence ATGGTTGGTTACGAACAGACGTTAGAGCGCATACATGCCCACGGCAGATTCAGCGGCACACCGTGCTTGGATCGCATCCGTGCCCTGCTGGCGATATTGGGAAATCCACAAAAAAAACTGAAATTTATCCATGTTGCGGGTACAAATGGCAAGGGAAGCATCGCGGTGTTAAGTGCATCCGCTTTACAGCAGGACGGATACAAAACCGGTCTGTACACCTCGCCGTTTATCATGGATTTCTGTGAGCGCATCCGCGTCAATGAACAAATGATTCCGCGCGAAGACCTGTGCCGCATTGCGGCGCAGGTCGCGGAAAAAGAGCAGCAGCTGATTTTACCGGAAGGCGAGCACATCGGGGAATTCGAGTTCACAACCGCGTGTGCGATGCAGTATTTTGCAGAACAAGCGTGTGATATTGTCGTGCTGGAAGTCGGCCTCGGCGGACGGTATGACGCGACGAATATCATAGATGCACCGGAAGTTGCTGTGATGGCACACGTGGCGCTGGATCACATGGCGGTGCTCGGCAATACGGTAGAAGAAATTGCTGCGGATAAAAGCCATATTGTCAAGCCTGACAGTGTGCTCGTCAATTATCCGGAGCAGAAAGACAGCGTAGACGATGTTCTTGCCCGCCGCTGCTATGAGGTGACAGCGCAGTACATCAAAGCGCCAATGCCGGAAATTGCGTCCTGTACATTGGAAGGCACGGACTGTGTGATTGACGGCAAACCATTTCATCTGCGCCTGATTGGCAGACACCAAGCGTACAATGCGGCAACGGCATATGCTGTGCTGCAGGTGCTGAACAAAAAGGGCTGGCATATCTCCGCGCAGGCGATTGCTGACGGGTTTGCTCGTGCAGGGATTGCAGGCAGACAGGAGATTGTGCAGACCGACCCGCTTTTGATGATTGACGGCGCGCATAACGTAGACGGCGTGACTGCGCTGTGTGCAACGCTGGATGATTTGCTGCCAGCGGGCGGCATTTCGCTGGTATTGGGCATGGTGGCGGACAAGCAGTATGAAGCCTGTGTGCGGATGCTGGTTCGCCGCGCGGATTCCGTCTACACCGTGCAGCCGGATAATCCGCGCGCTTTGGACAGCCGCACGCTGACCACGATGATTCGCACGTTTTCTCCGTACTGCAACGTCATTGACTGCGGAGATGTGCCGTCTGCGCTCAAGCGCGCTGTGCGCTATGCGGACGAATCGGACGCCGTCATTGTATGCGGTTCGCTGTATGTTGCGGGCGAAGCAAAAAATGCGCTGGCAGATGGTATAATCTGA